From a single Candidatus Tanganyikabacteria bacterium genomic region:
- a CDS encoding NADPH-dependent 2,4-dienoyl-CoA reductase: MTSPYPHLAAPLDLGFTQLRNRVVMGSMHTGLEDRARDFPRLATFFAERAAQGVGLIVTGGFAPNIEGWLSPFGSRLATRGAAKAHRILTAAVHDHGGKVALQILHGGRYSYTPLCVAPSRIKAPISPFTPRGLSERGIERQIAAYARCAALAREAGYDGVEVMGSEGYFLNEFLVAHTNKRTDAWGGTYENRMRMPVEVVRRIRAAVGRDFIVVFRISLLDLVPDGSTWDEVIVLARALEAAGVDILNTGIGWHEARIPTIASPVPRAAFGWLAAKLRAAVGVPVCASNRINAPDVAERLLAEGAADLVSLARPFLADPAFVAKALAGKADEINTCIACNQACLDHIFARKVATCLVNPRACH; this comes from the coding sequence ATGACAAGCCCCTACCCCCACCTCGCGGCGCCACTCGATCTCGGCTTCACGCAACTGCGCAACCGCGTGGTCATGGGTTCGATGCACACCGGCCTGGAAGACCGCGCCCGCGACTTCCCGCGCCTGGCGACCTTCTTCGCGGAACGCGCGGCGCAGGGCGTCGGCCTCATCGTCACGGGCGGCTTCGCCCCCAACATCGAGGGGTGGCTCTCGCCGTTCGGATCGCGCCTGGCCACGCGCGGCGCCGCGAAGGCCCACCGCATCCTGACCGCCGCCGTCCACGACCACGGCGGCAAGGTAGCGCTGCAGATCCTCCATGGCGGCCGGTACAGCTACACGCCGCTGTGCGTGGCGCCCTCGCGCATCAAGGCGCCGATCTCGCCGTTCACCCCCCGTGGCCTCTCGGAGCGCGGCATCGAGCGGCAGATAGCCGCCTACGCGCGCTGCGCCGCCCTCGCCCGCGAGGCCGGCTACGACGGCGTCGAGGTCATGGGCTCCGAAGGCTACTTCCTCAACGAGTTCCTGGTCGCGCATACCAACAAGCGCACCGACGCCTGGGGCGGCACCTACGAAAACCGGATGCGCATGCCGGTGGAGGTCGTCAGGCGGATCCGCGCCGCCGTGGGGCGGGATTTCATCGTCGTCTTCCGGATCTCGCTCCTGGATCTGGTGCCCGACGGCAGCACCTGGGACGAGGTGATCGTGCTGGCCAGGGCGCTGGAGGCGGCCGGGGTGGACATCCTCAACACGGGCATCGGCTGGCACGAGGCGCGGATCCCCACCATCGCGAGCCCCGTGCCGCGGGCGGCGTTCGGCTGGCTCGCCGCCAAGCTGCGCGCCGCGGTCGGCGTCCCGGTCTGCGCGAGCAACCGCATCAACGCGCCCGACGTCGCCGAACGGCTGCTGGCCGAAGGAGCGGCCGATCTGGTCTCCCTGGCCCGCCCGTTCCTGGCCGATCCGGCCTTCGTGGCCAAGGCCCTGGCCGGCAAGGCCGACGAGATCAACACCTGCATCGCCTGCAACCAGGCATGCCTCGACCATATCTTCGCCCGGAAGGTCGCCACCTGCCTGGTCAACCCGCGAGCCTGCCACG
- a CDS encoding isoprenylcysteine carboxylmethyltransferase family protein, with protein sequence MIPRIALVLGVVFAASESLLGRATYRPGGHKGTDRGTLPLMIALTTVAAGGAFAAWYFGFGRVPQPLWLGAVGLLVFGCGVALRWWAILSLRGHFTINVTALAEHRLVTAGPYRLLRHPAYTGTLLSLCGLGLAVGNALSLVLLVGFPLVALLIRMRVEEAMLESVFGEDYLAYRQRTWRLVPGIF encoded by the coding sequence TTGATCCCGCGGATCGCCCTGGTGCTCGGAGTCGTGTTCGCCGCGTCCGAGTCCCTGCTAGGTCGCGCCACCTACCGGCCAGGCGGCCACAAGGGAACCGATCGCGGCACCCTGCCGCTGATGATCGCGCTCACCACCGTGGCCGCCGGCGGGGCGTTCGCGGCGTGGTACTTCGGGTTCGGCCGCGTGCCCCAGCCACTCTGGCTGGGGGCGGTCGGCCTGCTGGTGTTCGGCTGCGGCGTGGCGCTGCGCTGGTGGGCGATCCTCTCGCTGCGCGGGCACTTCACGATCAACGTGACGGCTCTCGCCGAGCACCGCCTCGTGACGGCCGGCCCCTACCGGCTATTGCGGCATCCGGCGTATACGGGCACCCTGCTCAGCCTCTGCGGTCTGGGCCTGGCGGTCGGCAACGCGCTCAGCCTCGTCCTGCTGGTCGGCTTTCCGCTCGTGGCCCTCCTCATCCGGATGCGGGTCGAGGAGGCGATGCTGGAGAGCGTCTTCGGCGAGGACTATCTGGCCTACCGGCAGCGCACCTGGCGCCTGGTGCCCGGCATTTTCTAG